The stretch of DNA CTCCGAGTTTACGGTTTGTTGTTGAAGTTTCCTTCTTTTTCTGTAGCGAAGGTTGCGAGAAGCCTACTTATGGGTATACCTCTTCTATTTGCAACTTCTTCCAAGCTTTCAAGAGAGTTTAAGGCTAAAACAGCAACTTTAGACACTAATATGGGGTTTGTAGAGCCTATTATTTTGGTTATAACGTCGTGGTAGCCTGCAAGCTCAAGGATACTTCTTAGGTTGGTTTCTGCGATAATTCCAGTGCCAGGAGCTGCGGGTTTCATTACTAACTTGCAGGATTTGTACTTTATCTCAACTTCGTGTGGTATGGTTCTTTGCTTTCTCTGAAATTTCACTTTAAACATATTCTTTTTGGCCTTGTTTATAGCTTTTCTTACAGCGTCAATGAGTTCATTAGCTGTAGCGTAACCTATACCTACCATTGAATCTCCGTCACCTACTGCAACTAAGGCGTTAAAGTGTAACCTCTTACCACCTTCTACAACTTTAGCAACTCTTCTCACCATCAATACTTTTTCTCTAAGGGTTTTTTCTTCAACCATACTGCCCTCCTAAAAGCTGATTCCTTCACTTCTCATACTATCTGCGAAAGCTTTCACTACTCCGTGGTACTTATAGAAATTTCTATCAAAAACAATTTTATTTATTCCTTTTTCAAAAAGTTTCTTAGCCATGAGACTACCGAGGATTTTTGCGTCTTCTATGGTATCTCCAAGTTTCTTTTCAAGCTCCTTAGCAATTGAGGAGATACTTGCCAACGTTTTGCCAGTTATATCATCTATAGCTTGGGCATAAATATATTTGTTTGATTTGAATATTACTACTCTAGGCTTGTTTGGTAACCCTATGATCTTTTTCCTGACTCTTTTTCTCCTTCTTTCTCTTCTTTCATTCTTTTTTTCTGTCTTGTTTATCATAGTCTACCTCCAAAATTATTTGGATTTCTTGCCTTCTTTGAGGGTGATAACCTCGTCTTCATATCTGATACCTTTCCCTTTGTAGGGTTCGGGCTTTCTTAGAGCTCTTATGTTAGAAGCAATTTGTCCAACTAACTCTTTGTTATAACCACTGACGGTGATCTTAACCTGCTCTTCCACGCTGAACTTTATTCCCTCAGGTGGAGTTATCTCAATAGGGTTTGAATATCCGATGTTGAGGATAAGCTTATTTCCTTCCATCCTTGCTCTATACCCAACGCCGACTAGTTGTAGTTTTTTGACAAACCCTTGGGTAACGCCTATGATCATATTGTTTATCAATGCTCTAGTTGTTCCCCACATAGCTTTAGCAAACTTATCTTTGCCCTTGGGAGTAACTATTATGTTCTTATCTTCAATTTTTACATTTATTATTGGATGGATATTTAGCTTAAGTTCTCCAAGCTTGCCTTTTACAGTTATAACACCATTTTCAAGTGATACATTGACTCCATCTGGTATAACAACGGGTTTTTTGCCTATCCTAGACATAACTACCTCCTACCAAATAGCACAGATCAGCATTCCACCTATTTTTAGGTTTTTTGCTTCTACGCTTGTCATAACACCTTTGGGAGTAGAGACTATTACGATACCCATGTTGTTCTTGAATGGCTTGATGTCTCTATAACCAAGGTATATTCTTCTGGATAAATGACTTAGTAGTTTTATTTCTCTTATGACGGGTTTTCCTTGATAGTATTTTAAGTTCACTTTGAAGAAATACTTGTTTTCCGGATCATCCTCGTAAGAGTCTATGTAGCCGTTGTCTTTCATTATGTCCAGTATTTTTGATAGAAATTTTGATTTCTTGACGCTTACGCTAAGATGTCTAGAATTGCTAGCGTTTTTTATTCTATTCAAGGCGTCTCCTATGGTATCTGCAATTATACCCATATTCCACCTCCTTCTACCAAGATGCTTTTCTTATACCTGGTAGATAGCCTCTGTGAGCAAATTCTCTAAAACACATTCTACAAAGTCCGTAATCTCTTATATATCCTCTAACTCTACCACAATTTTTGCATCTATTGTATTTCCTGACTTTAAACTTTGGTTCCTTTTGCTGTTTAACTATCAAAGCTTTTCTAGCCATTTCTCACCTCCTATTCTTTCTCCCTAAATGGAAAACCTAGATATTTTAGAAGTTTGTATGCTTCAACATCTGTTTTTGCTGTTGTTACGATAGTAACGTCCAGTCCATGAACTTGTTTTATCATATCATACTTTATTGATGGAAACACAACCTGTTCTTTTATGGAGAAAGATAAGTTTCCTCTTCCATCAAATCCTTTAGTGCTGATTCCGTTGAAGTCTTTTGTTCTTGGAAGAGCAATATGTATCAAGACATCTAGAAAGTTATACATCAAAGTCTTTCTTAGAGTAACCTTAGCTCCTATAGCCATGCCCTTTCTTATTTTGAAGTTGGATATAGATTTTTTAGCATAAGTTTTTACAGCTCTTTGACCAGTTATGAGTGTAAGTTCATCAACGACAACATCTAATGAATCTGGGTCAGTAACTGCTTCACCCCAGCCAACGTTTACGACTATCTTCTCTATTTTAGGAACAGCCATCGTAGATTTGTAACCGAACTCTTCAATTAACTTCTTCACCACTTCTTCTTCGTAAACCTTCTTACTCTTTGGGACAAATGACTTTATACCAACACTTTCACCAACTTCTATCACTGACTTTTTTTTAGCCATAAATCCTCCATTAGACTTTATCTATAGTTTCACCTGTCTTTTTAAAAACTCTAACCTTTTTGTTTCCAACCAGCTTAGCACCAATTCTATCACCTTTACCAAGCTTCTTGTTATATATCATGACATTTGATATGTGGATACTGCCTTCAGTTGTTATTATTCCTCCTTTAGGGTTGTCCCTGGTCCTGCGGAAGGTTTTTTTTATCAGATTAGCTCCTTCAACGTAAACTCTATCTCCGTCAAAAGCTACAATTTTCCCTACTTTGCCTTTGCTTCTACCGCTTATCACGATGACAGTATCACCTTTTTTTAGCTTAGTTTTAGCTTTTTTCTTAGCCATACTTCCTCCTCACACAACCTCAGGGGCTAAAGAGAGAATTTTGGTAAAGTTTTTATATCTGAGTTCTCTAGCAACGGGACCGAAAACGCGAGTTCCTCTTGGCATACCTTGATTGTCTATTATTACTGCAGCATTATCGTCAAATCTGACATAAGAGCCATCAGATCTTCTTATTTCTTTCTTAGTTCTTACAACAACAGCTTTGACGACTTCTCCTTTTTTAACTATTCCATTCGGCAAGGCTTTCTTTACACTAGCTACGACTACATCACCAACGGTAGCGTACTTTTTATTTCCTGGTAATACTTTTAGGCACATTATTTCCTTGGCACCAGTATTATCAGCAACATTTAGATAGGTAGTTAGCTGTATCATATCCG from Brevinematia bacterium encodes:
- the rpsE gene encoding 30S ribosomal protein S5 translates to MVEEKTLREKVLMVRRVAKVVEGGKRLHFNALVAVGDGDSMVGIGYATANELIDAVRKAINKAKKNMFKVKFQRKQRTIPHEVEIKYKSCKLVMKPAAPGTGIIAETNLRSILELAGYHDVITKIIGSTNPILVSKVAVLALNSLESLEEVANRRGIPISRLLATFATEKEGNFNNKP
- the rplR gene encoding 50S ribosomal protein L18; this encodes MINKTEKKNERRERRRKRVRKKIIGLPNKPRVVIFKSNKYIYAQAIDDITGKTLASISSIAKELEKKLGDTIEDAKILGSLMAKKLFEKGINKIVFDRNFYKYHGVVKAFADSMRSEGISF
- the rplF gene encoding 50S ribosomal protein L6, coding for MSRIGKKPVVIPDGVNVSLENGVITVKGKLGELKLNIHPIINVKIEDKNIIVTPKGKDKFAKAMWGTTRALINNMIIGVTQGFVKKLQLVGVGYRARMEGNKLILNIGYSNPIEITPPEGIKFSVEEQVKITVSGYNKELVGQIASNIRALRKPEPYKGKGIRYEDEVITLKEGKKSK
- the rpsH gene encoding 30S ribosomal protein S8 yields the protein MGIIADTIGDALNRIKNASNSRHLSVSVKKSKFLSKILDIMKDNGYIDSYEDDPENKYFFKVNLKYYQGKPVIREIKLLSHLSRRIYLGYRDIKPFKNNMGIVIVSTPKGVMTSVEAKNLKIGGMLICAIW
- a CDS encoding type Z 30S ribosomal protein S14, producing MARKALIVKQQKEPKFKVRKYNRCKNCGRVRGYIRDYGLCRMCFREFAHRGYLPGIRKASW
- the rplE gene encoding 50S ribosomal protein L5, translating into MAKKKSVIEVGESVGIKSFVPKSKKVYEEEVVKKLIEEFGYKSTMAVPKIEKIVVNVGWGEAVTDPDSLDVVVDELTLITGQRAVKTYAKKSISNFKIRKGMAIGAKVTLRKTLMYNFLDVLIHIALPRTKDFNGISTKGFDGRGNLSFSIKEQVVFPSIKYDMIKQVHGLDVTIVTTAKTDVEAYKLLKYLGFPFREKE
- the rplX gene encoding 50S ribosomal protein L24, which codes for MAKKKAKTKLKKGDTVIVISGRSKGKVGKIVAFDGDRVYVEGANLIKKTFRRTRDNPKGGIITTEGSIHISNVMIYNKKLGKGDRIGAKLVGNKKVRVFKKTGETIDKV
- the rplN gene encoding 50S ribosomal protein L14, translated to MIQLTTYLNVADNTGAKEIMCLKVLPGNKKYATVGDVVVASVKKALPNGIVKKGEVVKAVVVRTKKEIRRSDGSYVRFDDNAAVIIDNQGMPRGTRVFGPVARELRYKNFTKILSLAPEVV